In one window of Camelus dromedarius isolate mCamDro1 chromosome 7, mCamDro1.pat, whole genome shotgun sequence DNA:
- the LRRC17 gene encoding leucine-rich repeat-containing protein 17 — protein sequence MRVVTIVILLFFCKAAELGKASPGGTRNRVNHGRAGGSRKTSNPVKRYAPGLPCEVYMYLHEKYLDCQERKLVFVLPGWPQDLLHMLLARNKIRILKNNMFSKFKKLKSLDLQQNEISKIESEAFFGLNKLTTLLLQHNQIKVLTEEVFIYTPLLSYLRLYDNPWHCTCEMETLISMLQIPKNRNLGNYAKCESPHELKNQKLRQIKSEQLCNEEEKEQLGPRPQVSGKPPIIRPEADSSLCHNYVFPIQTLDCKRKELKKVPNNIPPDIVKLDLSHNKINQLRPKEFEDVHELKKLNLSSNGIQFIDPAAFLGLTHLEELDLSNNSLQNFDYGVLEDLYFLKLLWLRDNPWRCNYNIHYLYYWLKHHYNVHHSGLECRMPEEYKGWSVGKYVRSYYEECPKDKLPVYPETFDQDTEDDEWEKVHRDHTAKKQSVRITIVG from the exons ATGCGCGTGGTTACCATAGTAATCCTGCTCTTCTTCTGTAAAGCCGCTGAGCTCGGCAAGGCAAGCCCTGGGGGCACAAGAAACCGAGTGAATCATGGCCGGGCTGGTGGGAGCCGAAAAACCTCCAACCCAGTCAAACGCTATGCACCAGGCCTCCCCTGCGAAGTGTACATGTATCTTCACGAGAAATACTTAGATtgtcaagaaagaaaattagtttttGTGCTGCCTGGCTGGCCTCAGGATTTGCTGCACATGCTATTAGCAAGAAACAAAATCCGCATATTGAAGAACAACATGTTTTccaagtttaaaaagctgaaaagctTGGATCTGCAACAGAATGAGATCTCCAAGATTGAGAGTGAGGCTTTCTTCGGTTTAAATAAACTTACCACTCTCTTACTGCAGCACAACCAGATCAAAGTCTTGACAGAGGAAGTGTTCATTTATACACCTCTCCTGAGCTACCTGCGTCTTTATGACAATCCCTGGCACTGTACTTGTGAGATGGAAACGCTTATTTCAATGTTGCAGATTCCAAAGAACCGGAATTTGGGGAACTACGCCAAGTGTGAAAGCCCACACGAACTGAAAAATCAAAAACTGAGGCAGATAAAATCTGAACAGTTATGtaatgaagaggaaaaggaacaatTGGGTCCAAGACCCCAAGTGTCAGGGAAACCCCCAATCATCAGGCCCGAGGCGGACTCTTCTCTTTGCCACAATTACGTGTTCCCCATACAAACCCTGGACTGCAAAAGGAAAG agttGAAGAAAGTTCCAAACAACATCCCTCCAGATATTGTTAAACTTGACTTGTCACACAATAAAATCAACCAGCTTCGACCCAAGGAGTTTGAAGATGTTCATGAGCTAAAGAAATTAAACCTCAGCAGCAATGGCATTCAATTCATAGATCCTG ctGCTTTTCTAGGACTCACACATTTGGAAGAGTTAGATTTATCAAACAACAGTCTGCAAAACTTTGACTATGGAGTGTTAGAagatttgtattttttgaaaCTCTTGTGGCTCAGAGACAACCCCTGGAGGTGTAACTACAACATCCACTACCTCTACTACTGGTTGAAGCACCACTACAATGTGCACCACAGCGGCCTGGAGTGCAGAATGCCCGAAGAGTACAAAGGGTGGTCTGTGGGGAAGTACGTTCGGAGTTACTATGAAGAATGCCCCAAAGACAAACTACCAGTGTACCCTGAAACATTTGACCAGGATACGGAGGATGATGAGTGGGAAAAAGTACATAGGGATCACACAGCAAAGAAGCAAAGTGTAAGAATCACTATTGTGGGATAA